One Cystobacter fuscus DSM 2262 genomic window carries:
- a CDS encoding ExeA family protein translates to MTTYLDYFELTQEAFSNAPVSRFYYNSAQHSQALTRLMHAVSYMKGLSILVGDIGAGKTTLARRMLDSLPESEYEAALLVIIHSGITANWLLRRIALQLGVENPAQEKLALLSQLYQRLLQIYESGKKAVVLIDEAQMLETRELMEEFRGLLNLEVPERKLISFVFFGLPEIEKNLKLDPPLAQRVALRYKLEPFTAESTEAYIKHRLRLAGCPRMPFTAEALATVHQRSGGTPRVINSICDNALFEAFLLREQTIGQPLIQRVADNLGLQGGSATTTPQIPTSASRPVSSPKVDLAEIDRYLEGLGKL, encoded by the coding sequence ATGACCACCTACCTCGACTACTTCGAACTCACCCAGGAGGCCTTCTCCAACGCTCCGGTGAGCCGCTTCTATTACAACTCGGCCCAGCACTCCCAGGCGCTCACCCGGCTCATGCATGCCGTGAGCTACATGAAGGGCCTGTCCATCCTGGTGGGTGACATCGGGGCGGGCAAGACGACGCTGGCGCGCCGCATGCTCGACTCGCTGCCCGAGTCCGAGTACGAGGCCGCGCTGCTCGTCATCATCCACTCGGGCATCACCGCCAACTGGCTCCTGCGCCGCATCGCCCTGCAACTGGGCGTGGAGAACCCCGCCCAGGAGAAGCTCGCCCTGCTGTCGCAGCTCTACCAGCGGCTGCTCCAAATCTACGAGTCCGGCAAGAAGGCCGTCGTCCTCATCGACGAGGCCCAGATGCTCGAGACGCGCGAGCTCATGGAGGAGTTCCGGGGACTGCTCAACCTGGAGGTCCCCGAGCGCAAGCTCATCTCCTTCGTCTTCTTCGGGCTGCCGGAGATCGAGAAGAACCTCAAGCTGGATCCGCCGCTCGCCCAGCGCGTGGCGCTGCGCTACAAGCTCGAGCCCTTCACCGCCGAGTCCACCGAGGCCTACATCAAGCACCGCCTGCGGCTGGCCGGCTGTCCGCGCATGCCCTTCACCGCCGAGGCGCTGGCCACCGTGCACCAGCGCTCGGGCGGCACCCCGCGCGTCATCAACAGCATCTGCGACAACGCCCTCTTCGAGGCCTTCCTGCTCCGAGAGCAGACGATCGGCCAGCCCCTCATCCAGCGGGTCGCGGACAACCTGGGCCTGCAGGGCGGCTCGGCTACCACCACCCCCCAAATTCCCACCTCCGCCAGTCGGCCAGTCAGCAGCCCGAAGGTGGACCTCGCGGAGATCGATCGCTACCTCGAGGGACTGGGTAAACTGTAG
- a CDS encoding tetratricopeptide repeat protein, protein MVEAPEEEPGGEECDEASFFLDQGIYEEAREILETVMIAFPGHARASELMARLEALESGESPEATEAEDAATELAVPVVPALGESPAERDAFVLASELAGEFGDLGVEQAAPPVEEDFQYSVEEVFAEFKKGLAKVVKPEDVDTHYDLGIAYREMGLIDDALHEFAVAREGCLGKKRELDCLTMTGMLQFQKGDARAAVGTFKQAIASEHAVGEVPKALGFELAMAYEAVGEPGKALYHFQRVAGLDEKFRDVAAHVERLSATTSPVADPLPSATSRPGGAAGTGSRLPVAAPPPAAKPRKVGYV, encoded by the coding sequence GTGGTCGAGGCGCCCGAGGAAGAGCCCGGTGGCGAGGAGTGCGACGAGGCCAGCTTCTTCCTCGACCAGGGCATCTACGAAGAGGCGCGGGAAATCCTCGAGACGGTGATGATCGCCTTCCCGGGCCACGCGCGCGCGAGCGAGCTGATGGCCCGGCTCGAGGCGCTCGAGTCGGGTGAGTCTCCGGAGGCCACGGAGGCCGAGGATGCCGCCACCGAGTTGGCCGTGCCCGTGGTGCCCGCCCTGGGCGAGTCCCCGGCCGAGCGCGATGCCTTCGTGCTGGCGTCGGAGCTGGCCGGCGAGTTCGGCGACCTGGGCGTCGAGCAGGCCGCGCCTCCCGTGGAGGAGGACTTCCAGTACTCGGTGGAGGAGGTGTTCGCCGAGTTCAAGAAGGGCCTCGCCAAGGTGGTCAAGCCCGAGGACGTGGACACGCACTACGATCTGGGCATCGCCTACCGGGAGATGGGTCTCATCGACGACGCGCTCCACGAGTTCGCCGTGGCGCGCGAGGGCTGCCTGGGCAAGAAGCGCGAGCTGGACTGCCTCACCATGACGGGCATGCTGCAGTTCCAGAAGGGCGATGCCCGCGCGGCGGTGGGAACATTCAAGCAGGCCATCGCCTCCGAGCACGCCGTCGGGGAGGTTCCCAAGGCGCTCGGCTTCGAGCTGGCCATGGCCTACGAGGCCGTGGGCGAGCCGGGCAAGGCGCTCTACCACTTCCAGCGGGTCGCCGGACTCGACGAGAAGTTCCGCGATGTCGCCGCCCACGTGGAGCGGCTGTCCGCCACCACGTCTCCGGTGGCGGATCCGCTGCCCTCCGCCACCTCCCGGCCCGGCGGGGCCGCGGGGACGGGATCCCGGCTTCCCGTGGCGGCTCCCCCCCCGGCCGCCAAACCGCGTAAGGTCGGCTACGTCTAG
- a CDS encoding tetratricopeptide repeat protein: MDKNKIIEAAAKLVAKGAYDKAIKEYQKVLEADPKDGRVLQKMGELFQKKNDNVQAAFYFTKVAEGYSADGFFLKAVALYKQVLKLNPNLLDVNLKLAELHQQLGLMSEAMAYFQIVANHYDKAGDVKNSLDTLKKMVDLDPENVASKIKLAELYARENMAREAAQEFKKAAEYLKRNNRMDDWFRVAERLATLEPDNVALARDLAQQYLARGDQKRALARLQVCFKADGRDVETLSMLAQAFHGLGQTAKTISVYKELAKVYQERSRAQDARDIWDRIAELDPTDADLQAYQAEAPAASSAEPAFRPSRSMAAVSPAAAAPVSRPSRSMEAVVATPAAPSAPASPPPSTPSPAAPAATAAPAAAASSGKDQFSKLLTETEVYVKYGLHDKALDHLRKIFSVDPENLDAHEKAYQIYVASGNVAQAGEQLLNVLRLCTRRAEVQRAQPYLTTILQQNPGHPEVPAFLSVLQTDDAAPSANSSVESVAEDANSSTPTTMRSSWPTLPRMPSRSPWMTRWPSSPRATSTTRTRRSSPASSASPRTPMRRRAWCSRMSRRRTSPCSARKKSPRRPRSPTSARTPWTSPWMRRSRASRCRARRPTRTSQRASTRWNWSRPTPSRTRSPLPTWTTRARPRTRPRSAPTSSRSPNRSRSPFRSSWRPGPPSRRPRPSPRLRLRPPGPLPPPRSPPRPPPGPLLPPRSLLLPPRSPRRPWPPRLLRRPPGPLPWSRRPRKSPVARSATRPASSSTRASTKRRGKSSRR; this comes from the coding sequence AAGCTCGTCGCGAAGGGCGCCTACGACAAGGCCATCAAGGAGTACCAGAAGGTCCTGGAAGCAGACCCCAAGGACGGCCGCGTCCTGCAGAAGATGGGGGAGCTGTTCCAGAAGAAGAACGACAACGTCCAGGCGGCCTTCTACTTCACCAAGGTCGCCGAGGGGTACTCGGCCGATGGCTTCTTCCTCAAGGCCGTCGCGCTCTACAAGCAGGTCCTCAAGCTCAACCCCAACCTGCTGGACGTCAACCTCAAGCTCGCGGAGCTCCATCAGCAGCTCGGCCTGATGTCCGAGGCCATGGCGTATTTCCAGATCGTCGCCAACCACTACGACAAGGCCGGCGACGTCAAGAACTCCCTGGATACGCTCAAGAAGATGGTGGATCTCGACCCCGAGAACGTGGCGTCGAAGATCAAGCTCGCCGAGCTGTACGCGCGCGAGAACATGGCGCGCGAGGCCGCCCAGGAGTTCAAGAAGGCCGCCGAGTACCTCAAGCGCAACAACCGGATGGATGACTGGTTCCGCGTGGCCGAGCGCCTGGCCACGCTGGAGCCGGACAACGTCGCGCTGGCCAGGGATCTGGCCCAGCAGTACCTCGCGCGCGGAGATCAGAAGCGCGCGCTCGCCCGGCTCCAGGTGTGCTTCAAGGCGGATGGGCGCGACGTCGAGACGCTGAGCATGCTGGCCCAGGCCTTCCACGGGCTCGGCCAGACCGCCAAGACCATCTCCGTCTACAAGGAGCTGGCCAAGGTCTATCAGGAGCGCTCCCGCGCCCAGGACGCCCGCGACATCTGGGATCGCATCGCGGAGCTAGATCCCACCGACGCGGACCTCCAGGCCTACCAGGCCGAGGCTCCCGCGGCGTCCTCCGCCGAGCCCGCCTTCCGGCCCTCGCGCTCGATGGCCGCCGTGTCCCCGGCCGCCGCCGCGCCTGTCTCCCGGCCCTCGCGCTCGATGGAAGCGGTGGTGGCCACTCCCGCGGCGCCTTCCGCTCCGGCCTCGCCTCCCCCGAGCACCCCGTCGCCAGCGGCTCCCGCCGCCACGGCCGCTCCGGCCGCCGCGGCCTCCTCGGGCAAGGATCAGTTCTCCAAGCTGCTCACGGAGACCGAGGTCTACGTCAAGTACGGCCTGCACGACAAAGCGCTCGATCACCTGCGGAAGATCTTCTCGGTGGACCCCGAGAACCTCGACGCGCACGAAAAGGCGTACCAGATCTACGTCGCCTCGGGGAACGTGGCCCAGGCCGGCGAGCAGCTGCTCAACGTGCTGCGCCTGTGTACGCGCCGCGCCGAGGTGCAGCGCGCCCAGCCCTACCTGACCACCATCCTCCAGCAGAACCCCGGCCACCCCGAGGTGCCCGCCTTCCTGTCCGTGCTGCAGACGGATGACGCGGCGCCCAGCGCGAACTCCTCCGTGGAGTCCGTGGCCGAGGACGCCAATTCGTCGACTCCAACGACGATGAGATCGTCGTGGCCGACGCTCCCGCGGATGCCCTCGCGCAGCCCATGGATGACGAGATGGCCCTCGTCTCCGCGAGCGACGAGCACGACGAGGACGCGCAGATCGTCTCCGGCGAGTTCAGCCTCCCCTCGGACTCCGATGAGGAGGAGGGCGTGGTGCTCGCGGATGAGCCGGCGGAGGACGAGCCCCTGCTCGGCGCGGAAGAAGAGCCCGAGGAGACCACGGTCGCCTACGTCGGCACGGACGCCCTGGACGAGCCCCTGGATGCGCCGCTCGAGGGCGAGCCGCTGCAGGGCGAGGAGACCGACGAGGACGAGCCAGCGCGCGAGTACTCGCTGGAACTGGAGCCGCCCGACTCCGAGCCGGACCCGTTCGCCGCTCCCGACATGGACGACGAGGGCACGCCCGCGGACTCGCCCGCGCTCGGCGCCTACGAGCTCGAGGAGCCCGAACCGGAGCCGGAGCCCGTTCCGGTCGTCGTGGCGCCCCGGGCCCCCGTCCAGGCGCCCGCGCCCGTCGCCAAGGCTCCGCCTGCGGCCGCCAGGCCCGCTGCCCCCGCCGCGAAGCCCGCCGCGCCCGCCGCCAGGCCCGCTGCTCCCGCCGCGAAGCCTGCTGCTCCCGCCGCGAAGCCCGCGCCGGCCGTGGCCGCCAAGGCTCCTCCGCCGGCCGCCAGGCCCGCTCCCGTGGTCGAGGCGCCCGAGGAAGAGCCCGGTGGCGAGGAGTGCGACGAGGCCAGCTTCTTCCTCGACCAGGGCATCTACGAAGAGGCGCGGGAAATCCTCGAGACGGTGA